ACGCTCATCATCCCGTTGCTGAATGTGCTGTTTGGGGAGGTGAGCCCCGAAGAAGCAGCCGCCATGACGGCTACCCGCCCGGAGTTCAGCCTGAACATCGAGTTTCTGAAAGATTTCTTCAACTACTATTTCGGGCAGATTATTCTGCAGGAGGGGCGTGAGGGGGCGCTGCTGTTTGTGTGCCTGCTGGTGATCGTGTCGGTGTTTCTGGCCAACCTTTTCCGATACCTCGCCTTCCGGATTGTGGGGGCGCTGCGGGCGCATGTGGTGCGAAATATGCGCCAGGCCATATATAAACGCGTCACGGAGCTGCACCTGGGTTATTTCTCGAACGAGCGCAAAGGCGACCTGATGACGCGCCTGACCGTGGACATACAGGAGGTGGAGAGCTCGGTGGTGAGCACGCTGACCACGGTGATACGGGAGCCGATTACCATCATCGCCTTCTTCATTATTCTGTTCACCATGTCGGTGGAGTTGACGCTGTTTACGCTGCTGCTGCTGCCGATTTCGGGAGGCATCATCGCGGGCATCTCCAAGCGGCTGAAGCGCCGGGCCAGGCAGGGCCAGGACTCGCTCAGCTTCATCCTCACCATCATTGACGAAACATTGAGCGGCATGCGCGTGATCAAGGCTTTTAATGCGGAGCCGTTTATACTGGACAAATTCCACCAGCAGAACAACCGCTACGCCCACATCCAGCGCTCCATCGCCAACAAGCGCGACCTGGCCTCGCCGCTGTCGGAGTTCCTGGGTGTGGCCGTGGTGGCAGGGCTCCTATATTACGGGGGCAACATGGTGCTGAACCGGCAATCGGAGCTGACGCCAGCAGAGTTTATCACTTATATCATCCTGTTCTCGCAGGTGCTGGTGCCAGCCAAGGCGATGTCGGCCTCGTTCAGCAACATCCAGCGGGGGCTGGTATCCGGCGACAGGGTGCTGCAGGTAATCGACACGAAGCCGCAGATCGTGAACAAACCGAACGCAAAAGCGCTGCCAGTGTTTGCGGAGCAGATCGAGTTCAGGGATGTGGGCTTCGGCTACGGCGGCAAGCCGGTGCTGCAGGACATCAACTTCACGATTGAGAAAGGCAAAACGGTGGCGCTCGTGGGCCCGTCGGGTGGCGGCAAGTCCACGCTGGCCGACCTGCTGCCGCGCTTCTACGACCCCACGGCGGGCGCCATCTATATAGACGGCCACGACATCCGGGACTATACCATGGAGTCGGTGCGCGATAAGATTGGCGTGGTGACGCAGGAGTCTATCCTCTTCAACGACACGATTTTCAACAATATCGCCTTTAACAAAACCGATGCGACAGAGGAGGAAGTGATCGCCGCCGCGAAAATTGCCAACGCCCATGAGTTCATCATCCACACCGAGAACGGCTACCAGACGATGATCGGCGACCGGGGCGGCAAGCTATCAGGGGGGCAGCGGCAGCGCCTGAGCATCGCGCGCGCCATTCTCAAAAACCCGCCCATCCTTATCTTGGACGAAGCCACCTCGGCCCTCGACACCGAATCGGAGAAACTGGTGCAGGAGGCGCTGACAAACCTGATGAAGCACAGAACCTCCATCATGATTGCGCACCGCCTGAGCACCATACAGCATGCCGATGAGATACTCGTGCTGCAGCAGGGCCGCATCGTGGAGCGCGGCACACACGAAGAATTGCAGCAGCAGAGCGGCGGTTTATATGCCCGCCTCACGCAGATGCAGCTCACGGCATAAGGCTGGCAGAGGGTGGAAGCTATATGTATAAAAGGATACAAGACTTTTTGTGTTGCATCTAAAAAATCACCACTTGCTTTACATATATAAGGCTCTAATAGAGAGTGCAGGCAAATCTTATCCGGGAGCTTGCATATAGCACCTCCCCCCGAACAAACCCTTTGTGTATAACCATATATAAATTACCTCAGCAGAAAAAGCGGCTGAACCGCCAACCACCATATATATGACATCAACCTCCACCATACTGGCAGAACTGACCCAGGCACAGGAAGTGCTGAAGGCTTTTCTAAGTGATGAAAAGAATATTACCGCCATCGGGCAGGCGGCTGACACGATGGCCGACAGCATCCGGAGCGGCGGCAAGATTCTGAGCTGCGGCAACGGCGGCTCGATGTGCGACGCCATGCACTTTGCCGAAGAACTCACCGGCCGCTACCGCAACGACCGCCGCGCCCTGCCCGCCATCGCCATCTCAGACCAGAGCCATATGAGCTGTGTCGGCAACGACTATGGCTACGAGGCCGTGTTCTCGCGCTACCTGGAGGCGCTGGGCAATGCGGGCGACGTACTGCTGGCCATCAGCACCAGCGGCAACTCAGGTAATGTGCTGAAGGCGGCGGAAACAGCCAAGGCCAGAGGCATGAAAGTAGTGGGCCTGACGGGCAAAGACGGCGGCAAACTGGCCCCGCTCTGCGACGTGGAGGTGCGCGTGCCGCACACCGGCTATGCCGACCGGGTACAGGAAATCCATATCAAGGTCATTCATATCCTGATCCTGTTGCTGGAACAAAAACTAACCTAGCACGGAAGACCTCGCGGTGTGCGGAGCTCCCGCGAGTGTCTGAGGCAAAGGCAGTGGCGCTTCTGTAGAGACGGAATTTGATGGAGGCGCAAAATATTGCACCTCTGCATTATCGTTTGAATAGCGATGCGTATATGGTGAAACAGGTTTTCTAAAGCCCCTCACTTGTCATGAAGCATCTGCTATATATAGCGCTCCTCCTCGGTCTGTTCTCCTGCCAGTCCCGTGACAGCAGCAACCAGAAAGAGAAGATCAATCCAGCCAATCCCGTGGCGGACACCACTGCGGCCGCACCAGCATTGCCCGCCCCGCCCGACTCCGCCTACCTGATTGTGCCCGGCGGAAGCATTGGCCATATATACCTGGAAATGCCCGCCACCAAACTGCAAGGCATCATGGGCCAAGCCGACAGCGGCGATGCCGCCATGGGCAAATCGCTGCAGTTCTGGCTCAGCAAAGACACGCTCCGGCCCCGGAAATATGTGGCGGTATATACCGTGAATGACTTCGACGGCAGCGGCAGCCCGCCGGAAGTGCGGCAGGTGCAGGTCACCTCGCCGGAATTCAGGACGGAAGGCGGCCTCGGCCCCGGCAGTTCGCTCGCTGCGATACGGGAGCAGTTTGGGCAGTTGCAGCCGCTGGCTTACTATACAAACGAAGCGGGCCGGCAGGTATATATCTACGATGCGCAGGCGCAGGGTATTGCCTTCGAGGTGACCGTGCCCGACAGCATCAGCACCGCCGTCACCATTCATGCCAAAGGCGCGGACGTGACAGACACGTACCTGCCCATACATCCCGACATGACCCGGCTGCGGCGCCCCTGAGCTGGCGATCTTCTAAAGTAAAGCTATTTTGATTTTTGGAACAGGAATATGAATCAATTGCATTTATCCATTGTTTCAGCACAGAATCTCCACTAATACTTTCTAAGGACGAAGTATGCTCATCAAAACTTTCGGAAGCGCCGTGCAGGGCGTGAACGCCTACACCATCACCATTGAAGTCAGCGTCAGCGCCGGCACCAAGTATTTTCTCGTCGGCCTACCCGACAACGCCGTGAAGGAAGGCGAGCAGCGGATTGAGTCTGCGCTGAAGCAGTACGGCTACAAAATCCCCCGCCAGAAAATCGTCATCAACATGGCGCCGGCCGATATCCGGAAAGAAGGCTCTGCTTATGATCTGACAATAGCGATGGGCATACTGGCGGCCTCGGGGCAGATGGCTGCCGACAGGGTTGCGGACTATATGATTATGGGTGAGCTGTCGCTGGACGGTTCGCTGCGCCCGGTAAAGGGGGTGCTGCCCATTGCCATACAGGCCCGCAAAGAGGGCTTCAAAGGCATTATACTGCCCGCCCAGAATGCCACTGAGGCTGCCATCGTGAATAACCTCGATGTGATAGGCGTCAACACCATCCTGGAGGCGATTGAGTTCCTCGACGGGCACCGCGAGATCCCGCCGGTGGTCATCAACACGCGGGAGCTGTTTCAGGGGGCAGTGGATATCTATGCCGCCGACTTTGCCGATGTGCAGGGGCAGGAGAACATCAAGAGAGCGCTGGAGATCGCTGCCGCCGGAGGCCACAACGTGATTATGATCGGTCCGCCGGGGGCGGGCAAAACCATGCTGGCCAAGCGCCTGCCCTCTATCCTGCCGCCGCTCTCGATGCAGGAGGCGCTGGAGACGACTAAGATACACTCCGTTGCAGGCAAGTTGGGTGAGGGGGCTTCGCTGCTCACCACGCGCCCCTACCGCTCACCGCACCATACCATATCCGACGTGGCACTGGTGGGCGGCGGCGGCAACCCGCAACCCGGCGAGATATCGCTGGCGCACAACGGCGTGCTTTTTCTGGACGAGCTGCCTGAGTTTAAGCGCACCGTGCTGGAGGTAATGCGCCAGCCGCTCGAAGAGCGCCGCGTCACCATCTCCCGCGCCAAGATGTCGCTCGACTTCCCCGCTAACTTTATGCTGGTGGCCAGCATGAATCCCTGCCCCTGCGGCTATTACAACGACCCGAACAAGGAATGCGTGTGCGGGCCGGGCGTGGTGCAGCGTTACCTGAACAAGGTGAGCGGCCCTTTGCTGGACCGCATTGATTTGCATGTGGAGGTAACGCCCGTCACGTTCGACCAGATAACCGCCACCCGCAAGGCCGAGGGCAGTGCCGCCGTGCGGGAGCGCGTGGAAGTGGCGCGCCGGATGCAGACAGAGCGCTTCCGGGATATGCCCCAGGTACACTCCAACGCCATGATGCCCTCGCAGATGGTGAAGGAAGTCTGCCAGATAAACGAGGCCGGGCGCACCCTGCTCAAGACAGCCATGGAGCGGCTCGGCCTCTCGGCCCGCGCCTACGACCGCATCCTGAAAGTGAGCCGCACCATCGCCGACCTGGCCGACAGCGGGGATATTAAAATTGAACATTTGGCAGAGGCTATTCAGTACCGTAGCCTCGACCGCGAGGGCTGGGCGGGCTGACGGCAAGGGTATATATAAGCTTTTGCCTAACAACAGTTTAACAGGAGCGGCAGCCATATATGGCTGCCGCTCCTGTTGCTCAGGAAACGGCCATTCCGCCCTTCCCGCTTGCACTGGTTTATTGCAAAAAGAGGGCCGCAGCCTATACTTTTCTAAAGCCCTTGCGTAATAGCCTTACATCGGGCAGCAAATCTTTAATCCAATAACCCCGTTAACAGTGTTTTCCACGAACATTTAATGCTATGAAAAAGACCCTTTTATTTCTTGCCTTTATTTTGACGACTGCGGTGGCCACGCAGGCGCAGGCACCACGTTTTGGTGTGCGGGTGGGAGCCAACTACTCCGGCTTCTCCGGCGACGATGCCGAAAACCTCGACAGAATGTTCGGCTTCCATGCCGGTATCACCTCACAGTTCTCCCTGACTTCCGATGATTTCTTTGCCATCCAGCCCGAAATCCTTTTCTCCAAGAAAGGCGCCGAATCAGAGGACGATAACTATAAAGCAAAATTAAGTTACATCGATGTTCCGGTGCTGGCCAAGGTAAACGCCGGTCCGCTGTACTTCGAAGCCGGACCGCAGGTGTCGTTCCGCATTGGCGGCGACATAGAAGTTGGCGGAAACAATGTGATAGATGATTTGGATGCTTTCAAACGGACAAGCCTCGGCTACGCGGCAGGTGTGGGCTTAGCCTCCACGCCACTCGGCCTGAGCGTTGGCGTGCGCTACAACGGCGACATCTCTAAACTATATGATGCAGACGATGTGTCTGACATACGCAACAACTTGTTTATGCTGACGGTGGGCTATATGTTCCCGAGCAGGTAAGACACGGATTACCTAGTACAACCTAAAACTATGAGAAAGCAGCCCGGCCATGGCCGGGCTCTCTTTTTGCCCCGTGTTATACTCCATTTGCCTGTGTTTATATATAGCCTGCGTTTATTTCCGGTTCCTATATAGCCTACATATATGTTCTGGCCTGTTTGTTGCAATACCCCCGCTGCATGCATGCACAAACAAAGCAAAGTGCTGGAACCACTGTTAAACCAAGGAAGGCGTGGCCCGGCAGAAGATCGGTCAAAAATATTAACCCCTATTTATCCTTTAACCTGTATACTGCCCGTTCAGGCATATACAACAACCTGTTTGAATTATGAAAAAGCTATTATTCTCCTTTGTATTCGTGCTGGGCTCCTTCGCCGTGGCACAGGCACAGTCTGGCATCGGTGTCAGGGCAGGCGCCAACTTCTCGAACCTGGAAGGCGACCTGAAAAACGAATCCAGGTACCAGAACAAAGTGGGCTTCCATGGCGGCCTTACCTTCGGCATCCCCGTTATCGAGAACTTCTTCTTTATCCAGCCGGAGGTCCTGTACTCCACCAAAGGCTTTAAGTATGAGGACACCGAAATTGACGTACCGGCCGTGGGGCTGGTGGAGCGCGACGGGAAAATGGACTACAGCTACATTGATGTGCCCGTGCTTGCGAAGATAAAGGCCGGTCCGATTTACTTCGAGGCGGGGCCGCAGGCCTCCTATCTGCTCAACGTGAACAATAACATCAAAGAGTCGCTGAACGGCGAGGCCTATTCCTCCACCACCACCAAGCGTGAGCTGGATGGGCTACAGCGGTTTGAGATCGGATACGCGGCCGGTGTGGGTTTTGCGACCAGCAGCGGCATCAGCCTGGGGGTGCGCTACAACGGCAGCCTGACTGATTTTGTGGACGAGAACCCTGAAGATTACTTCGAGGGCGACCTGACCAACGCCCGCCACTCCACGATTATGGCAACTATCGGCTTCACCTTTGGCCGATAAGCAAAATTTCTATTACTAAACTCCAGGCTCGCCCTGCCCCCTGGGCAGGGCGAACTTTTTATATATAGCCACACAGCGCCTCCAACCATTTGACGCCTGCCGTAGTAAACAAGGCTATATATACCCGGACCTCATCCCCCTACTCCTATGAAAAAAGCTTTACTGTTTCTCACGCTTCTGCTCGCCCCGCTGCTGATGGCCCAGGCGCAGTATGTCCGCCTGGGTGCGAAAGGCGGCGGCGGTTTCGCCCGCCTCCACGGCGATGATGGCTCCTCAGACTATACGAACACCCTTGGGGTGTACCATATAGGCGGCGTGGTGAGCTATGAGTTCGTGTCGCGGATAGCGGTGCAGGCAGAGGTGCTGTATGCGCAGAAGGGATTCACGTACGAGGATTTCAGGCATAACCAGACCGACGACCTCAGCGGCGACCTGCGGCTGCACTATATAGAACTGCCCCTGTTGTTTAAGCTGCAAAAAGGCGGGCTGTTTGCGGAGGCTGGTCCCTATATAGGCTACCTGCTGGATGCCAGCGACGATTTCCAGTTGGATTCTGCGGGCACCAATCCGCCGCCCTTCTATGCTTCCGACCGTCTCAACCGCTTCGACTACGGTTACACAGTCGGTATCGGCATCATGCTGGACAGCGGTTTCTTCATGAGTTTCAGGCACGAGGGCGGCTTCCGCTCCATCACCACAGCCCTGGATCAGAAAAACCTCGGATTCAGGGTAAGTGTCGGCTATCTCATCCCGGCGCCATCCCCTGCTGAGGTGATGCAGCCCTAGCGCAAAAGGCCAGTCGATATATAGCCTAGCCTTCTGCGTTATTGGTATATATAAAGCTACTGCTGCATCTCGGCAAAAAACCTGTAGAACAGCGGGATGGTTTCGATGCCTTTCATATAGTTGAAAATTCCGAAGTGCTCGTTTGGTGAGTGGATGGCGTCCGAGTCCAGCCCGAAGCCCATCAGCACCGAATCCAGGCCCAACTCTGACTTGAACATCGCCACTATCGGGATAGAACCGCCGCTGCGCACCGGTATCGGCTTCACGCCAAAGGTCTCCTCATATGCCCTGGCAGCGGCCTGGTACGCAATAGAGTCCGTCGGCGTTACCACGGGCTCTCCACCGTGGTGCGGTTTCACCACCACCTTCACGCTTTTGGGGGCAATGCTTTCGAAGTGTTTTTTAAATTTTTCCGTAATTTCTTCCGAAGTCTGGTTCGGCACGAGGCGCATCGAAATCTTCGCATGAGCCTTGGAAGGAATCACTGTTTTGGCGCCCTCTCCGGTATAGCCGCCCCAGATGCCGTTCACGTCCAGCGTCGGGCGGATGGAATTGCGCTCCATGGTCACGTAACCGGCCTCCCCGTGTACGTCTCCCAGGTCCAGCGCCTTCTTGTACTTCTCCAGGCTGAACGGGGCCCGCGCCATTTCCGCGCGCTCCTCCTGGCTCAGTTCCTGCACGTTGTCATAAAAGCCGGGGATGGTGATATGATAATTCTCGTCGTGCAGTGAGGCAATTATCTGGCACAGGATGTTGATGGGGTTGGCTACAGCCCCGCCATACAGGCCAGAGTGCAGGTCGCGGTTGGGGCCGGTTACCTCCACCTCCACGTAACTCAGCCCGCGCAGGCCGGTGGTGATGGAGGGCGCATCGTTGCCCAGCATGCCGGTATCGGAGATCAGAATCACATCCGCGCTCAGTTTATCCTTGTTTTCCTTCACAAACGCGGCCAGGTTGGCAGAGCCCACTTCCTCCTCGCCCTCAATCATAAACTTAACGTTGCAGGTCAGGTTGCCCGTCTGCACCATCGTCTCAAAGGCTTTCACGTGCATGTACATCTGCCCCTTGTCGTCGCAGGCGCCGCGGGCATATATGTTGCCGTCTTTTACCACAGGCTCAAACGGCGGGGAGGTCCAGAGTTCGTAGGGGTCGGCGGGCTGCACATCGTAGTGGCCGTACACCAGCACGGTGGGCAGGCCTGGGTCCACTATCTTCTCGCCATATACAATGGGGTATCCGCCTGTTTCGCAGAGTTCCACCTGGTCGGCGCCAGCCTCCGCCAGCCGCTGCTTCACAAACTCCGCCGTGCGCAGCACATCGGCCTTGAACTTCGGGTCGGCGCTCACCGAGGGGATGCGCAGCATGTCCAGCAATTCGTTCACAAAGCGGTCTTTGTTCTGGTTTATATAGTTGTTCATGGTTTTGGGCTTGATGATGCTATAAATTTAAGTTAAAAAGCCATCGTGCGGGGCAGGATGGCTTTTTGATTCTGTTTCTACTGAGGCATATATACCTTACCGCTTGCGGCCCAGGCTGATGTTGGCCTTGCTCTCCTCGCCCGAAAGCAGGCGGTTGATGTTCTTGCGGTGCGTCAGCGCCACCACGGCAAACAGCACGAAGCCGAAGATGATCAGGATCGGGTTCTCGGGGTGGAACTTTGGCAGCAGCAGCAGCAACGGGAAAGCCAGCGCGGCAATCATCGAGCCCAGCGACACATACTTGGAGGTAAAGAGCACAATCACAAAGATGGCGATGCACATCAGGGCCACCACCGGCTCGATGGCCAGCATCATGCCCAGCAGCGTGGCAACGCCCTTGCCGCCCACAAAGCGCTCATATATGGGGAAGATATGCCCCACCACACTCAGGGCACCGAAAATGAGCTGGTATATCACCAGGTTGTCCGGCTCGATGACGTTGAAGATGACCAGGAATCCCGCCAGTGAGGTGGCCGTCCACCCTTTGAAAATATCAATCAGCATCACGGCCGCGCCCGGCTTCTTTCCCAGCACCCGGAAGGTGTTGGTAGCGCCGGAGTTGCCGCTGCCGTGCTGCCGTATGTCGATGCCGTAATAGGCCTTCCCGATCCAGACGGCCGTGCAGATAGAGCCAATCAGATAGGCCGCTATGCCCAGTACCGCGATGAGTATTATGTCCATGTAGTGTCTTTTAAATCCAGGGTTTGCGCCGGCAGCGGCTGTGTCAGCGAAACGCAAATCTGCGGGGCGCAAAAAAGAGTCCCAATATAGCCAAATCTTAATTCCCGGTCCAGCCTTTCGGCCCTTCGTGTCACTTTATACGCGAAGTGAAGGGCTCCCGGTTATTTTACTCTGTCCCGTCCTCCCCCTCAGCAACCTCTTCCTCATTGCGCTTTCTGCGCTTCTTCTTTTCCTTCTTCGGCTCCTCCTCCAGGTAGTCGAAGTTGCCCGTTGACTCCGGCACTATCTGCTCCGACGCCACCTTA
This window of the Pontibacter russatus genome carries:
- a CDS encoding ABC transporter ATP-binding protein: MKTYFRILQFAKPYSRFVPLYALYTILGIIFGLFNFTLIIPLLNVLFGEVSPEEAAAMTATRPEFSLNIEFLKDFFNYYFGQIILQEGREGALLFVCLLVIVSVFLANLFRYLAFRIVGALRAHVVRNMRQAIYKRVTELHLGYFSNERKGDLMTRLTVDIQEVESSVVSTLTTVIREPITIIAFFIILFTMSVELTLFTLLLLPISGGIIAGISKRLKRRARQGQDSLSFILTIIDETLSGMRVIKAFNAEPFILDKFHQQNNRYAHIQRSIANKRDLASPLSEFLGVAVVAGLLYYGGNMVLNRQSELTPAEFITYIILFSQVLVPAKAMSASFSNIQRGLVSGDRVLQVIDTKPQIVNKPNAKALPVFAEQIEFRDVGFGYGGKPVLQDINFTIEKGKTVALVGPSGGGKSTLADLLPRFYDPTAGAIYIDGHDIRDYTMESVRDKIGVVTQESILFNDTIFNNIAFNKTDATEEEVIAAAKIANAHEFIIHTENGYQTMIGDRGGKLSGGQRQRLSIARAILKNPPILILDEATSALDTESEKLVQEALTNLMKHRTSIMIAHRLSTIQHADEILVLQQGRIVERGTHEELQQQSGGLYARLTQMQLTA
- the lpcA gene encoding D-sedoheptulose 7-phosphate isomerase, whose translation is MTSTSTILAELTQAQEVLKAFLSDEKNITAIGQAADTMADSIRSGGKILSCGNGGSMCDAMHFAEELTGRYRNDRRALPAIAISDQSHMSCVGNDYGYEAVFSRYLEALGNAGDVLLAISTSGNSGNVLKAAETAKARGMKVVGLTGKDGGKLAPLCDVEVRVPHTGYADRVQEIHIKVIHILILLLEQKLT
- a CDS encoding YifB family Mg chelatase-like AAA ATPase, with translation MLIKTFGSAVQGVNAYTITIEVSVSAGTKYFLVGLPDNAVKEGEQRIESALKQYGYKIPRQKIVINMAPADIRKEGSAYDLTIAMGILAASGQMAADRVADYMIMGELSLDGSLRPVKGVLPIAIQARKEGFKGIILPAQNATEAAIVNNLDVIGVNTILEAIEFLDGHREIPPVVINTRELFQGAVDIYAADFADVQGQENIKRALEIAAAGGHNVIMIGPPGAGKTMLAKRLPSILPPLSMQEALETTKIHSVAGKLGEGASLLTTRPYRSPHHTISDVALVGGGGNPQPGEISLAHNGVLFLDELPEFKRTVLEVMRQPLEERRVTISRAKMSLDFPANFMLVASMNPCPCGYYNDPNKECVCGPGVVQRYLNKVSGPLLDRIDLHVEVTPVTFDQITATRKAEGSAAVRERVEVARRMQTERFRDMPQVHSNAMMPSQMVKEVCQINEAGRTLLKTAMERLGLSARAYDRILKVSRTIADLADSGDIKIEHLAEAIQYRSLDREGWAG
- a CDS encoding porin family protein — protein: MKKTLLFLAFILTTAVATQAQAPRFGVRVGANYSGFSGDDAENLDRMFGFHAGITSQFSLTSDDFFAIQPEILFSKKGAESEDDNYKAKLSYIDVPVLAKVNAGPLYFEAGPQVSFRIGGDIEVGGNNVIDDLDAFKRTSLGYAAGVGLASTPLGLSVGVRYNGDISKLYDADDVSDIRNNLFMLTVGYMFPSR
- a CDS encoding porin family protein codes for the protein MKKLLFSFVFVLGSFAVAQAQSGIGVRAGANFSNLEGDLKNESRYQNKVGFHGGLTFGIPVIENFFFIQPEVLYSTKGFKYEDTEIDVPAVGLVERDGKMDYSYIDVPVLAKIKAGPIYFEAGPQASYLLNVNNNIKESLNGEAYSSTTTKRELDGLQRFEIGYAAGVGFATSSGISLGVRYNGSLTDFVDENPEDYFEGDLTNARHSTIMATIGFTFGR
- a CDS encoding porin family protein → MKKALLFLTLLLAPLLMAQAQYVRLGAKGGGGFARLHGDDGSSDYTNTLGVYHIGGVVSYEFVSRIAVQAEVLYAQKGFTYEDFRHNQTDDLSGDLRLHYIELPLLFKLQKGGLFAEAGPYIGYLLDASDDFQLDSAGTNPPPFYASDRLNRFDYGYTVGIGIMLDSGFFMSFRHEGGFRSITTALDQKNLGFRVSVGYLIPAPSPAEVMQP
- a CDS encoding dipeptidase — translated: MNNYINQNKDRFVNELLDMLRIPSVSADPKFKADVLRTAEFVKQRLAEAGADQVELCETGGYPIVYGEKIVDPGLPTVLVYGHYDVQPADPYELWTSPPFEPVVKDGNIYARGACDDKGQMYMHVKAFETMVQTGNLTCNVKFMIEGEEEVGSANLAAFVKENKDKLSADVILISDTGMLGNDAPSITTGLRGLSYVEVEVTGPNRDLHSGLYGGAVANPINILCQIIASLHDENYHITIPGFYDNVQELSQEERAEMARAPFSLEKYKKALDLGDVHGEAGYVTMERNSIRPTLDVNGIWGGYTGEGAKTVIPSKAHAKISMRLVPNQTSEEITEKFKKHFESIAPKSVKVVVKPHHGGEPVVTPTDSIAYQAAARAYEETFGVKPIPVRSGGSIPIVAMFKSELGLDSVLMGFGLDSDAIHSPNEHFGIFNYMKGIETIPLFYRFFAEMQQ
- the plsY gene encoding glycerol-3-phosphate 1-O-acyltransferase PlsY, translating into MDIILIAVLGIAAYLIGSICTAVWIGKAYYGIDIRQHGSGNSGATNTFRVLGKKPGAAVMLIDIFKGWTATSLAGFLVIFNVIEPDNLVIYQLIFGALSVVGHIFPIYERFVGGKGVATLLGMMLAIEPVVALMCIAIFVIVLFTSKYVSLGSMIAALAFPLLLLLPKFHPENPILIIFGFVLFAVVALTHRKNINRLLSGEESKANISLGRKR